Sequence from the bacterium genome:
TTATTATGAATTTAAGTTAGGATTAGCAGACCGTCTTACAGATGAGACATGGCAAGAGCAAATTGAAGAAAAGCCACCTCAACTACAAAAATGGCTACTCCCACTTATGTCATTCTGAGCGAAGCGAAGAATCTCTGAAACTGACTACCCCTGTAACAGTAGAGCACTTTCAAAGAATGATTAACTTCATTGTTTTATTAAATTTATTACTCTCCAGCTTATAGAAGTACACTCCAGAAGATACTCTACTACTAAAAGAGTCATAGCCATCCCACTTAACTGAATAATAGCCAGGTTTCTTATCTTCATTAATAAGAGTTTTAACAAGTCTACCTGCACAGTCGTAAATCTTTAAACTTACATGACACTTCACTGGTAACTGGTAACTAATAACCGATGACTTTGTAAATGGGTTTGGTCTATTCTGCGAAAGTCCAAAACTTGTAGGCATACGTTCGCTCACTTCTACTCCAGTAGGAGGTCCAACATAAATATCATCAATGTACCAACCTTCTTTGGTTACAGATCTATCACTACCAAACCGCCATCTGAAATTAACTACCCCTGTATATCCAGTAAGGTCAAATTGAGTAAGAGTCCAGTCTTGAGTTCCTGAATAGCACGGTGTACCACCAGGGAAAGGACTTTGTGGATTACCTATAATAGTGTAAGGATAGCCATTGGTAGGAGTTATTTGTTGCCAGCTTAAACCTTCATCTCTTGATATTTCCACAATCCCACCATCCCATGCACTTGTTTGTGTTTCAGTCTCTGCATCTATCCAGTGCCAGAATTGAAGATAATAACCGGGTACAACTAAAATAGGTGGACTCTCAAGCCCAGCATCATCGCGGTTACTATAGCTTGCACTACCTGCACCTCCACACTTCCAGGAATGAGTCGGTGAGTGACTCCTATAAGTCTCAATATGCCACTCATCACTGTAGCCACTTGTAATTGAGTAATGGGTCCAGCCAGGAAGTGCAGGCTCAAGTGAGTCACAGAAGCCAGGTGTAAGTATAAATAGAGTGAATGTATCAACAGTTGAATAACCAGTTGCTGTTATATTAAGTAACATCTCAGCATAGTGTGGGGCAGGGCATACTGAGCTTATCGTTACATTCAGAGGGGAGAGATTAGCTGTTGAATCAGGTTCTATATCTATACAGTTTCCAGCCCCTACATTCACAGTAACATATGGGTCAGATGTAATTATAGTTGCATTGACTCCTGTCGCCTTAGCTGTTCCAGTATTCTTTAAAGTAATTACTAAATCGCCAGTCTCACCCGGCTCTATCCCGCCATTACCGTTACCACCGGGTGGCTGGTCATTCACTGTATAGCTCTTAAAATTAATGTCAGGGGCAGCAACTATAACATTGAAATTAGAGACCCAAGTTGAGTCCTGTGAATCTTTAATAGTTAAGTTAAAGTTTATTTTATATCTATCTGGACAGTTTTGAGCGACAGTAAAATTGTAGCCATCACTGCCTGTATAAGATGAATCATTTGAAGCTATATTTCCAAAATTTTTAATAGAGTCAGAAAGCTGTGTAATAAAAGTATCTGTACTGCTTAAAATACCACTCACCCCATACACAATAGTTTGGCTCCAATTCTTCACCCATAAAGGCATCTCTATTGACTCACCCGGGTTTACAATTCCATCCCCATTACCACCAGCTACATCATCAATTTTATGCTTAAGATACATCACTCCATACTTTGGAGTCCACATATTCTGAGCAAGCCTCGCAAGTTTCAAGTTCATAGGTATACATTCCTCTAAGTTACGTGGAATTGAAGCTTCATCCCAGAAACCATAGCCAGCAACCTCTGGTGATAAGCTAAATATCTTTGGCTTAGCGATAGTATCACCATACATCCAGTCAAATGTACCACCATTTGCAACATACCATATTGTTTCAATTACAGTCCCGTATGGATAGTTATTTTCAGAAGTCAAAGTCTCAGCCATCGCTACATAAGTAGAATAGTCTGGCTCAGGCACATGAGAGCCATCATAACCCCACGGATATATAAGGCACCCAGCATATGAATGATAGCTAAGATTAACTACAAACTCGTGCTCTTTACAGAAATTAATATATGCTTGAGTTTCAGGCTCTGATGCCGGTGATGGGCCACGATATACTTCACTTCCAGGATCTGGACTTGAGCCTACATCATCATAT
This genomic interval carries:
- a CDS encoding M14 family zinc carboxypeptidase codes for the protein MRSIIFGILVISIATATPTFSEQYMLVRVYTEDVRGLARLGLDIVKVKKGIAEVVAFPEQIPKLMEQGFSFDIIIDDMEKYYSERMSGRTNFGDFYTYSEANAIVDSLYTAHSEIMTQRIEIGQGHEGNKIWAVKVSDNPNTDENEPEVLYDACIHAREPITVNVLVETIRYLVDKYGSDPEVTSIVNNCELWFILVLNPDGYLYNETIAPGGGGMWRKNRRSDPGPVDLNRNFPYNWGYDDVGSSPDPGSEVYRGPSPASEPETQAYINFCKEHEFVVNLSYHSYAGCLIYPWGYDGSHVPEPDYSTYVAMAETLTSENNYPYGTVIETIWYVANGGTFDWMYGDTIAKPKIFSLSPEVAGYGFWDEASIPRNLEECIPMNLKLARLAQNMWTPKYGVMYLKHKIDDVAGGNGDGIVNPGESIEMPLWVKNWSQTIVYGVSGILSSTDTFITQLSDSIKNFGNIASNDSSYTGSDGYNFTVAQNCPDRYKINFNLTIKDSQDSTWVSNFNVIVAAPDINFKSYTVNDQPPGGNGNGGIEPGETGDLVITLKNTGTAKATGVNATIITSDPYVTVNVGAGNCIDIEPDSTANLSPLNVTISSVCPAPHYAEMLLNITATGYSTVDTFTLFILTPGFCDSLEPALPGWTHYSITSGYSDEWHIETYRSHSPTHSWKCGGAGSASYSNRDDAGLESPPILVVPGYYLQFWHWIDAETETQTSAWDGGIVEISRDEGLSWQQITPTNGYPYTIIGNPQSPFPGGTPCYSGTQDWTLTQFDLTGYTGVVNFRWRFGSDRSVTKEGWYIDDIYVGPPTGVEVSERMPTSFGLSQNRPNPFTKSSVISYQLPVKCHVSLKIYDCAGRLVKTLINEDKKPGYYSVKWDGYDSFSSRVSSGVYFYKLESNKFNKTMKLIIL